CACGATACTTGGCCGAGGAGAGACTCTGGGTTCAGAAGCACCGTGACCACGTCGATGCTCATAGCAATACCGGAACAGCAGTCCAAGTGGTTGACCAGCCGAGCCAAATGACATCGGATTCTGGAGACGGCTCATTGATACCAAATATCGGAACTAGTCTCATTCTGGGCGATGTGCCTTGTCTCGAAGTCCCTCTCACTCGCAAGGTCCCTATGGAACACAGCAGCGTTGCCAGACCAATCGCCCTTGCGGCCCCATCCGTTGAACAGGAGCAGATACGACGCCGCGAAGGGGCTAAGCCACGACCCATCTTGAAGGTATCGTCGTCACAGGAGTCAAGTGAACTGGGCGCATATCGGGGTGTAGAAATTGTATGTAgacgcgacgggcgcgtTAGCTTCGGAGAGACAGGTACCCCATCAACCGCCACCGAGGAAGTGGTCCGAGGCATCCGCAGAGGGCTTCTTTCGGCCGAATCCGTCGACTCTGTTTGCTCTCTTCCCACCGTCGCCACTTTCGAAAGAGATCACTCCATGTTGGACAAACGTTGTGTCACCAAAACTGGCAATAAGCATGGCTTGGACGGGCCCGAGGAAATACCAGGCTTGACCAAGAAATTGAAGGTCGTGTCGGACCTGACCACGCCTGATATCGACGCTTCTCTCACCTGACTCAtgaggggaaagggggacACTGGCGCGAACTGGATGTGGTGAGCTGCACACAGATGCGCAGAAGGGTCCGAGACATATCACGGAGGGATCTGTAGCTATTCTTGCTCAATTTGCTACCCAATCTGAAAAGACATTTTGGCAACAAATATGCTGAGCAGCGTGCCAGATATTGCCCTAGTCATTTTGGCGGGTGGAGGCTCCGTGCCTCGGTGCGCCAGCGTCATGCAAAGCTCCCAAACTCCAGGTATGCCCAAAATACTGATGTACATAAAATGTTACACGCGCATGCGCAACGTCGCATGGTTTGCGACTATCTCGGGCATAAATATGCGCGGTCGTCGCTGTCAAGATCCAAGGATAGCAGACGTGCCTCACTTGgacctcttcttcgtctcgaGGAACAGCACCTTCTTGCGGACTGTGTCGAAGTCGGTCAGTGTTGGCCATCAGGCTATGAGGCGAGGTTTGAGCGTACCAATCGGGTCGTACTTCAGCATACCCATCATCGGTGATGTCCGAGGGCGCTTGAAGGTGTAGAAGAAGCCGGTCATGGCCATGGAGATCAGACGGACGTTGATCAGGCGAGCCTTGGCTGTGCGCACCCATTACGTTAGTCAAGTGCTCTACTACGTGTCTGAGACTCGCCGCGTCGGGAAGAGGAAGCAGCTCACCTttcttggccatggctgcggtCGGGGGAGCCTTGCGGGCGGTCGTCGGGTCAGAGGGGGGAGCTtcaatgtcgtcgatgcGTCCCGTCGGCGCTTTGGCAAAATTtcggggacggacgggacgcGGCGAACTGGTCGGGGAAaggtggcgccggcagccgaagtgggcgctggcggagggAACCGACAGGGGTGGCGGCCTGGAGCCGATAACGGGCTGGCAGGGGGGGCGCTGTGGCTTCAGCGGCCAACAACAGGCTGTCGGTGAGGCAATTCATCAAGGTGAGCGAGCTCCAATATGACCAGGCCGGGCGAAGCTGGGCGCCCAAGATTCTCTCGTGATCAGGATCCTTGGAGCTTTCAGGATATTGGTAGATATCTTTGACATGATCTTGAGGCAAGGATGCGACGCAGTCAGTGCGAATAATGCGCCAGGATCCAAGCGGTAAGCCGGTGGCCCAGCAGTGAGGTTTCAGTGCCCTGTAATTATCGTAGCCCGCCAATTCCCTCTTTGTTGgaggtacctagtagtacccaggtaaggtacctagtaggtactaTAAGGTATAGTAGTTGACCTAATGAGCCGCAGAGGGTCACAGAGCTTGCCCCaacggcggctgcgcgcctTCTCACCACAAAACGTCGCTGACGACCAACTCCTTCCGCTGGCCTTTGCGCGGGGTCATAACAGCGCATCCGACGACGCTTCATTTGTTCGACTCGCCTTCGCCGGTCGTTTTGCCCCTGTCGCAATGAGGTTCACGACGAGGACCAGGCCGCTGGCCACCAAACTGGCGGAAAGAACAGGGCTGACCGGTCAAGGTGAGAGAGACGTGTTGCTTGTCGCACCTTTTCATCTCGCAACATCGCATTGCCCGCAAAACCTGGTGAGCAAGCTTTTGGGCAGGCCGGGGCGTTCGCCCGGAACCAAGCACGACAGGCTTTGACGTCGCACGATAGCCGTCGGAGACGAGGGGTCACGCGT
This sequence is a window from Purpureocillium takamizusanense chromosome 8, complete sequence. Protein-coding genes within it:
- a CDS encoding uncharacterized protein (COG:J~EggNog:ENOG503P90D~TransMembrane:1 (i7-26o)); the encoded protein is MAKKAKARLINVRLISMAMTGFFYTFKRPRTSPMMGMLKYDPIVRKKVLFLETKKRSK